One genomic region from Thermoplasmata archaeon encodes:
- a CDS encoding DNA methyltransferase, with translation MPDGLEVCCLRLLFELSGEHPELPAAEAEALALTANPSWVTLVREPGVLVLGFPEGTSYPCSRLAYSHAVHKHLFSCAISELKECLARALETGLPELHGGETVAVRVRRAKGTKLVVRAPEMERDLGELLRSRYRIRLVAPDLSLRVLLSTSAHVGTTVWEQAKEPLRKRRAQHRSFFSPISLPPKLARAMVNLAAVAPGSTVLDPFCGTGGILLEAGEMGMRLIGGDLDPRMVEGCRRNLAQFGLGALRLQNADVGELGDLLRGERVDAVVTDPPYGRASSTRGEGLREVYSRLFKVSEELLAPGGRLVLSLPDPSLAQTRRGLRLLHQFRYPVHKSLTRHLLVFERCCRTNRPDTENAHD, from the coding sequence TTGCCGGATGGTCTGGAGGTGTGTTGCCTGAGACTGCTTTTTGAGCTCTCCGGAGAGCATCCGGAGCTGCCGGCTGCGGAGGCGGAGGCGCTCGCGCTGACAGCGAACCCGAGTTGGGTCACTCTTGTGCGAGAGCCCGGCGTCCTCGTGCTCGGTTTCCCTGAGGGGACTAGCTACCCCTGCAGCCGTCTTGCCTACAGCCACGCGGTCCATAAACACCTCTTCAGCTGCGCCATCTCCGAGCTCAAGGAGTGCCTCGCTCGGGCTCTCGAGACGGGTCTCCCAGAGCTTCACGGGGGCGAGACCGTCGCGGTGAGGGTGAGACGGGCAAAAGGCACAAAGCTGGTGGTCCGGGCGCCGGAGATGGAGAGAGACCTAGGGGAGTTATTGCGGAGTCGCTATAGAATTCGCCTCGTGGCTCCTGACCTTTCGCTCCGGGTGCTCCTCTCCACCAGCGCCCACGTCGGGACAACGGTCTGGGAACAGGCGAAGGAGCCCCTGAGAAAAAGAAGGGCCCAGCACCGCTCCTTCTTCTCGCCCATATCCCTTCCCCCAAAGCTCGCGAGGGCAATGGTCAACCTCGCTGCGGTGGCTCCGGGCTCCACAGTCCTCGACCCCTTCTGCGGGACAGGCGGAATTCTGCTCGAAGCGGGCGAGATGGGGATGCGGCTCATTGGGGGAGACCTTGACCCGAGAATGGTCGAGGGGTGCAGGAGGAATCTGGCGCAATTCGGTCTCGGCGCGCTCCGGCTTCAAAATGCAGACGTCGGAGAGCTGGGGGACCTCCTTAGGGGAGAGAGGGTGGACGCTGTGGTAACGGATCCTCCCTATGGAAGGGCTTCCAGCACTCGCGGGGAGGGCCTCCGGGAGGTCTATTCAAGGCTCTTCAAGGTCTCTGAAGAGCTCCTCGCCCCTGGAGGGAGGCTTGTGCTTTCCCTCCCGGACCCATCCCTGGCTCAAACGAGGAGGGGGCTTCGCCTCCTTCATCAATTCCGGTACCCCGTGCATAAGAGTCTTACCAGACATCTGCTGGTATTCGAGAGATGCTGTAGAACAAACAGGCCCGACACGGAGAACGCCCATGACTGA